One genomic segment of Ricinus communis isolate WT05 ecotype wild-type chromosome 5, ASM1957865v1, whole genome shotgun sequence includes these proteins:
- the LOC8275525 gene encoding mitochondrial import receptor subunit TOM6 homolog: protein MFPGMFMRKPDKAAALKQLKTHAAIFGAWVALIRVTPYVLHYLSDDKDELKLDF from the coding sequence ATGTTTCCTGGGATGTTTATGAGAAAACCAGACAAAGCAGCGGCTTTGAAGCAGCTAAAGACACATGCAGCCATCTTCGGTGCCTGGGTTGCCCTTATTCGTGTTACTCCTTATGTCCTCCATTACCTCTCCGATGATAAAGATGAGCTCAAGCTCGATTTCTAG
- the LOC8275524 gene encoding CASP-like protein 5C1 produces MDDIPGSVGTSASFSLRLGQTIFSSASLFFMSIGVQFYSYTAFCYLVTIMGLAIPWSFTLAIVDGYSVLVKCPIRQQGILLIIIVGDWVLSLLILAAACSTASVVDLLLHSDGTYCPPRVCSRYQISAAMAFLTWFLSMASSLFNLWLLPSL; encoded by the exons ATGGATGATATACCTGGCTCAGTAGGGACCAGTGCCAGCTTCTCTTTGAGATTAGGACAGACCATCTTCTCTTCTGCTTCTCTCTTTTTCATGTCTATTGGTGTCCAGTTCTACAGCTACACTGCCTTCTg CTACTTGGTCACAATCATGGGTTTGGCAATTCCATGGAGTTTTACGCTGGCTATAGTTGATGGATACTCTGTTTTGGTAAAATGCCCTATCCGACAGCAAGGAATACTGCTGATTATTATCGTAGGAGATTGG GTTTTATCACTTCTTATCCTAGCAGCAGCTTGCTCAACAGCTAGTGTTGTCGATCTTTTGCTTCATTCAGATGGAACGTATTGCCCTCCCAGAGTTTGTAGTAGGTATCAAATATCTGCTGCTATGGCATTCCTGACTTGGTTTCTATCCATGGCTTCATCTCTTTTCAATCTTTGGTTACTGCCCTCCTTGTAa
- the LOC8275523 gene encoding pentatricopeptide repeat-containing protein At2g15980, giving the protein MASPILKRILLFSPKTINPQSLSTASPPSSDQQLITTITSLLIHHRSKSRWTHLRSLILTSNKTLTPTHFSQIILLLKSNPRLALRFFHFTLRNPSFCSHDLRSISTITHILSRARLKPQAQSIIHLAFTSPVLVDDSNGQALKFFEILVKTYRECDSAPFVFDLLIKSCLELKKIDDGLKIVRLLRSRGISPLISTCNFLVSWVSKCKGCYAGYGVFREVFEVNDNEGKRVIKVRPNVHTFNELMMGFYRDGELEMVEEVWSEMERFECVPNGFSYSVLMTVFLDVGRTKEIEKLWEEMRAKGIKGDVVAYNTVIGGFCKIGEIEKAEELSREMELNGVEANCVTFEHLINGYCSVGDVDSAILVFKHMVRKGFRAEGSVMDVLIGGLCEKRRVSEALEIMRIAMRNDGFRLSGKSYELLIKGLCKDGKMDEALKLQAEMVGGGFEPNFEIYGAFIDGYMKLGNEEMAAMLRKEMSGIQKRQEEN; this is encoded by the coding sequence ATGGCAAGCCCAATTCTAAAACGcattcttctcttttctccaAAAACCATTAATCCCCAGTCTCTCTCCACCGCCTCACCTCCATCGTCCGATCAACAATTAATCACCACAATCACTTCACTCCTAATCCACCACCGCTCCAAATCAAGATGGACCCATCTCCGCTCACTCATTCTCACCTCGAAcaaaaccctaaccccaaCCCACTTTTCCCAAATTATCCTTCTCTTAAAATCAAATCCCCGTCTTGCCCTCCGCTTCTTCCACTTCACTCTACGGAACCCTTCTTTTTGCTCTCATGACCTCCGTTCAATCTCCACCATCACTCATATCCTATCCCGGGCCCGTCTTAAACCGCAGGCCCAGTCTATTATCCATCTTGCTTTTACTTCGCCTGTTTTAGTTGATGATAGTAATGGACAAGCGCTTAAATTCTTCGAAATATTGGTTAAAACTTATAGAGAGTGTGATTCTGCTCCTTTTGTTTTCGATTTGCTGATAAAATCTTGTCTTGAATTGAAAAAGATTGATGATGGGTTAAAGATTGTGAGATTGTTAAGGTCTCGTGGGATTAGCCCATTAATTAGTACCTGTAATTTTTTGGTTTCTTGGGTTTCGAAATGTAAAGGGTGTTATGCTGGTTATGGCGTTTTTAGAGAGGTCTTTGAAGTGAATGATAATGAGGGCAAAAGGGTCATTAAAGTTAGACCTAATGTGCATACTTTTAATGAGCTGATGATGGGTTTTTATCGAGATGGTGAATTGGAGATGGTAGAGGAGGTTTGGAGTGAGATGGAGAGATTTGAGTGTGTTCCAAATGGATTTAGTTATAGTGTGTTGATGACTGTCTTTCTTGATGTGGGGAGGACGAAAGAAATAGAGAAGTTATGGGAGGAAATGAGAGCAAAGGGAATAAAGGGTGATGTTGTGGCTTATAATACTGTGATTGGTGGATTTTGTAAGATTGGGGAGATTGAAAAGGCTGAGGAACTCTCGAGAGAAATGGAATTGAATGGTGTTGAAGCTAATTGTGTTACTTTTGAGCATCTCATCAATGGGTATTGTAGTGTTGGAGATGTTGATTCCGCAATTCTTGTGTTTAAACATATGGTTAGGAAAGGATTTAGGGCTGAAGGTTCGGTAATGGACGTATTAATTGGAGGGCTTTGTGAAAAGAGAAGGGTTTCTGAAGCTTTAGAGATTATGAGGATTGCAATGAGAAATGACGGTTTTCGTCTTAGCGGAAAGAGTTATGAATTGTTGATTAAGGGGTTATGTAAGGATGGTAAGATGGATGAAGCATTGAAGCTTCAGGCTGAAATGGTAGGGGGAGGATTTGAGCCAAATTTTGAGATTTATGGTGCTTTTATTGATGGGTATATGAAGTTAGGAAATGAGGAAATGGCAGCTATGTTGAGGAAGGAAATGTCTGGAATTCAAAAGCGGCAAGAAGAGAACTAG
- the LOC8275522 gene encoding uncharacterized protein LOC8275522, which translates to MQKTKSMKYSEISHFSHPQHPLKFEYSESPFKCDGCKEVGIGSRYKCTKCDFDLHMHCAIPSATIYHPFYTKCSFQFLSRPPGDKPRYCNACERDVSGFVYHCKDCGFDLHPCCAKLPMVLDDGEVKLYLYRKVSATCHKCGRKGRSWSYRSSCKKYNLHVACVKDMLVENWSELYLGRNHSYDNHYYGKGSYYNGNNTSYGSRKAEMHRIPSLKNVLQSHHHNKSKSSKVQKCCEMAGLAVQFVVSAVLGDPTTLIAGVIGSLISRG; encoded by the coding sequence ATGCAAAAAACAAAATCTATGAAGTACAGTGAGATATCCCACTTCAGCCATCCTCAGCACCCTCTGAAGTTTGAGTACTCAGAGTCTCCATTCAAGTGCGACGGATGTAAAGAAGTAGGGATTGGGTCGCGATACAAATGCACCAAATGTGATTTTGATCTCCATATGCATTGTGCCATACCTTCTGCAACGATCTATCACCCATTCTACACCAAATGTTCGTTCCAGTTCCTGTCGCGACCCCCAGGTGACAAGCCTCGTTATTGCAATGCTTGTGAAAGGGATGTGAGTGGGTTCGTTTACCACTGCAAAGATTGTGGATTTGATCTTCATCCATGCTGTGCAAAGTTGCCTATGGTTCTTGATGATGGAGAAGTTAAGCTTTATTTGTACAGGAAAGTTAGTGCAACATGTCATAAATGTGGACGTAAAGGCAGAAGTTGGAGCTATAGGTCATCGTGCAAGAAGTATAATTTGCATGTTGCCTGTGTTAAGGATATGTTGGTGGAGAATTGGTCTGAGCTTTATCTTGGCCGTAACCATTCTTATGATAATCATTATTATGGGAAGGGTAGTTATTATAATGGTAATAATACTAGTTATGGTAGTAGGAAAGCGGAGATGCATAGAATTCCTAGCCTGAAAAATGTACTCCAATCTCATCATCATAACAAGAGTAAGAGCAGTAAGGTGCAGAAATGTTGTGAAATGGCTGGACTTGCTGTGCAATTTGTCGTCTCCGCCGTGCTCGGTGATCCCACCACTCTTATTGCTGGTGTTATTGGGTCTTTGATTTCTAGAGGCTGA
- the LOC8275521 gene encoding uncharacterized protein LOC8275521, with the protein MGICSSNVLNPSSSSPSLAAVLILENGQLEEFSYPVTVSQILKRNPSCFVCKADDMNYDDFILGIDDDEELQLHQLYFALPVSWLSSRLKPQQMAALAVKASLALETAGISSSGLY; encoded by the coding sequence ATGGGTATTTGCAGCTCCAATGTGCTAAACCCATCATCGTCATCACCTTCGCTTGCTGCAGTGCTCATCCTGGAAAATGGCCAACTTGAAGAGTTCTCGTATCCAGTTACAGTTTCACAAATACTAAAGAGAAACCCCAGTTGTTTCGTATGCAAAGCAGATGACATGAACTATGATGATTTCATTTTAGGCATTGATGACGATGAGGAGCTTCAGCTACACCAGCTTTACTTTGCATTGCCTGTAAGTTGGCTAAGTAGCCGGCTTAAACCTCAGCAAATGGCTGCCTTGGCTGTTAAAGCAAGTTTAGCTCTAGAAACGGCTGGGATATCCTCCTCTGGTTTATACTAG